A portion of the Cyanobium sp. PCC 7001 genome contains these proteins:
- a CDS encoding metal-binding protein — MASGRRHDRATWRLSLPFALLWGPGLGPAGMAVAGLSFLAGGLLLSPDLDTRSNATRRWGPLRLLWWPYRKGLSHRSLLSHSPLLGTAGRLGYLLLLCLALAALLAPLGGPAPATLLSAGARLWREHRPLVIAALVGLEASSWLHLLQDGDPMPRLPRLLRRRASRRPEHRPVRRRPPL; from the coding sequence ATGGCCAGCGGTCGCCGGCATGACCGGGCCACCTGGCGGCTGTCGCTGCCCTTCGCCCTGCTCTGGGGGCCCGGCCTGGGGCCGGCCGGCATGGCGGTGGCGGGTCTCAGCTTTCTGGCCGGTGGCCTGCTGCTCTCCCCCGACCTCGACACCCGCTCCAACGCCACCCGCCGCTGGGGCCCCCTGCGGCTGCTGTGGTGGCCCTACCGCAAGGGGCTGTCGCACCGCTCGCTGCTGTCGCACAGCCCGCTGCTGGGAACCGCCGGCCGGCTGGGCTACCTGCTGCTGCTCTGCCTGGCGCTGGCCGCGCTGCTGGCGCCCCTGGGCGGGCCGGCTCCGGCGACGCTGCTGAGCGCAGGGGCCCGGCTCTGGCGTGAGCACCGGCCCCTGGTGATCGCCGCGCTGGTGGGCCTGGAGGCGAGCAGCTGGCTGCACCTGCTCCAGGATGGCGATCCGATGCCGCGGCTGCCCCGGCTGCTGCGCCGCCGCGCCTCACGCCGCCCAGAGCATCGCCCTGTGCGCCGCCGCCCGCCCCTCTGA
- the arfB gene encoding alternative ribosome rescue aminoacyl-tRNA hydrolase ArfB gives MASALPSGDLRVSPAVLIPAAELHWRFSRSSGPGGQNVNTTDSRVELVFDLAASEAFPPGRRARALRRLEPRLVDGSVVVAASEHRSQWRNRVAAQRRLVALLQEALQPPPLPRRATRPSRGAVERRLTAKKRRSAIKARRASRDRLADD, from the coding sequence ATGGCCAGCGCCCTGCCCAGCGGTGATCTGCGCGTGTCGCCGGCCGTGCTGATCCCGGCGGCGGAACTGCACTGGCGCTTCTCCCGCTCCTCCGGCCCCGGCGGTCAGAACGTGAACACCACCGACTCGCGGGTGGAGCTGGTGTTCGATCTGGCGGCCTCCGAGGCGTTTCCTCCCGGGCGGCGCGCCCGCGCCCTGCGGCGGCTGGAGCCAAGGCTGGTGGATGGATCCGTAGTGGTGGCGGCCAGTGAACACCGCTCCCAGTGGCGCAACCGGGTGGCGGCCCAGCGGCGGCTGGTGGCCCTGCTGCAGGAGGCGCTGCAACCGCCGCCGCTGCCGCGGCGTGCCACCCGACCCAGCCGGGGAGCGGTGGAGCGGCGGCTCACCGCCAAGAAGCGGCGCAGCGCCATCAAGGCCCGGCGGGCCTCCCGCGACAGGCTCGCCGACGACTAG
- a CDS encoding lysophospholipid acyltransferase family protein, which yields MRPTLPQPIRQAGTPQPQSRLRRRRARPSRLLRLRWRGESLALRLLLALLRGRSHGTMRRGIRLASRLAAPALAQRMATACANLERVYGDQLSPAQRRQLAGESLQSFFLSCLESIIQPVEPQRITAEGEGLAALMAMHRRGEALIVGSLHLGCWDLGLRWLSERLPNLAVIYRPAHNPHADALLNAARSANSHCRWISQFDARGILQSLRDGCGLVVMTDLYSHRNALMVDFLGLRTRFASGPVALSQKTGAPLFPVAHVRGDDGRFRLICGAPLQPGQGPEALAAQASAVARWHERWIQAYAEQYYWINRRWRPGDGSGERLRPIGPPASRALARNRGRGRR from the coding sequence GTGAGGCCGACGCTACCGCAACCGATCCGTCAGGCCGGGACGCCGCAGCCGCAGTCGCGGCTGCGGCGCAGACGTGCTCGCCCCAGCCGGCTTCTGCGCCTGCGCTGGCGCGGCGAGTCCCTGGCGCTGCGGCTGCTGCTGGCCCTGCTGCGCGGCCGCTCCCACGGCACCATGCGGCGCGGCATCCGCCTGGCCAGCCGGCTGGCGGCGCCGGCCCTGGCCCAGCGCATGGCCACGGCATGCGCCAACCTTGAGCGGGTGTACGGCGACCAGCTCAGCCCGGCCCAGCGGCGTCAGCTGGCCGGCGAGTCGCTGCAGAGCTTCTTCCTCTCCTGCCTGGAATCGATCATCCAGCCGGTGGAACCGCAGCGGATCACGGCCGAAGGGGAGGGGCTGGCCGCCCTGATGGCCATGCACCGGCGCGGGGAGGCCCTGATCGTGGGCTCGCTGCATCTGGGCTGCTGGGATCTGGGCCTGCGCTGGCTGAGCGAGCGGCTGCCCAACCTGGCCGTGATCTACCGCCCTGCCCACAACCCCCACGCCGACGCCCTGCTGAATGCGGCCCGCAGCGCCAACAGCCACTGCCGCTGGATCTCCCAGTTCGATGCCCGCGGCATCCTGCAGAGCCTGCGCGACGGCTGCGGCCTGGTGGTGATGACCGATCTCTACAGCCACCGCAATGCGCTCATGGTGGATTTCCTGGGACTCCGCACCCGCTTCGCCTCCGGGCCGGTGGCGCTCTCGCAGAAGACGGGCGCGCCCCTGTTTCCAGTGGCCCACGTGCGCGGCGACGACGGCCGCTTCCGCCTGATCTGCGGCGCGCCCCTGCAGCCGGGACAGGGCCCGGAAGCCCTGGCGGCCCAGGCCTCGGCCGTGGCCCGCTGGCACGAGCGCTGGATCCAGGCCTATGCCGAGCAGTACTACTGGATCAACCGCCGCTGGCGCCCCGGCGACGGCAGCGGTGAGCGTCTGCGGCCGATCGGGCCGCCGGCCTCCCGAGCCCTGGCGCGGAACCGGGGGCGAGGGCGGCGCTGA
- a CDS encoding MerR family DNA-binding protein, with translation MAARSGVSVKTIRFSCDQGLLLPVSRTAGRYRLFDEAVDKDLSLIRTLRALDIPLDTIRTVLEARRSGLCTCENLQATIRAKIGDIQRRIEDLHTLRDDLTSLLEHWQSCGGRSGLVPSHDAAAR, from the coding sequence GTGGCCGCGCGCTCCGGCGTGTCGGTGAAGACGATCCGCTTCTCTTGCGATCAGGGGCTGCTCCTGCCCGTCTCCCGCACGGCAGGCCGTTATCGGCTGTTCGATGAGGCCGTGGACAAGGACCTCTCCCTGATCCGAACCCTGCGGGCCTTGGACATCCCCCTGGACACCATCCGCACCGTGCTGGAGGCCAGGCGTTCCGGCCTGTGCACCTGCGAGAACCTTCAGGCCACCATCCGCGCCAAGATCGGTGACATACAGCGGCGCATAGAGGACCTCCACACCCTGCGGGACGACCTCACCAGCCTGCTGGAGCACTGGCAATCCTGCGGCGGCAGGAGCGGGCTTGTGCCATCACACGACGCGGCCGCCCGGTGA
- the mazG gene encoding nucleoside triphosphate pyrophosphohydrolase, producing MPPDPPGSSLPDPSLGAPPDATLEALAELIAVVHRLRDPVSGCPWDLEQTHASLVPYVLEEAHEVADAIRHGDDRHLAEELGDLLLQVVLHARIAGEEGRFDLEAIARGISAKLMRRHPHVFGPPGQAAAMADSAAVKASWEAIKAEERRQAAAAGSGAPPSASPLSDRLAGKVRGQPALSGAMTISRKAAAAGFEWDDLGGVWEKVHEELDELKEAVASGDRAHAQEELGDVLFTLVNVARWCGMDPEAGLAGTNRRFLDRFSRVEAALGGDLSGRSLRELEGLWQAAKAAIRAEANPAPGSTAAAEGVP from the coding sequence ATGCCCCCTGATCCGCCTGGCTCGTCCCTCCCCGACCCCAGCCTCGGCGCCCCCCCGGACGCCACCCTCGAGGCCCTGGCCGAGCTGATCGCGGTGGTGCACCGGCTGCGCGACCCCGTGAGCGGCTGCCCCTGGGATCTGGAGCAGACCCACGCCTCCCTGGTGCCCTACGTGCTGGAGGAGGCCCATGAGGTGGCGGATGCCATCCGCCATGGCGACGACCGCCACCTGGCCGAGGAACTGGGCGATCTGCTGCTGCAGGTCGTGCTGCATGCCCGCATCGCCGGCGAGGAGGGCCGCTTCGATCTGGAGGCCATCGCCCGGGGCATCAGCGCCAAGCTGATGCGGCGCCATCCGCACGTGTTTGGCCCGCCTGGCCAGGCCGCTGCGATGGCCGACAGCGCGGCCGTGAAGGCCAGCTGGGAGGCGATCAAGGCCGAGGAGCGCCGCCAGGCCGCCGCCGCAGGATCGGGTGCCCCCCCCTCAGCGAGCCCCCTCAGCGACCGGCTGGCGGGCAAGGTGCGCGGCCAGCCCGCCCTGTCCGGTGCCATGACCATCTCCAGGAAAGCCGCCGCAGCCGGCTTCGAATGGGACGATCTCGGCGGCGTGTGGGAGAAGGTGCACGAGGAGCTCGATGAGCTCAAGGAGGCCGTGGCCAGCGGCGATCGGGCCCATGCCCAGGAGGAACTGGGCGACGTGCTGTTCACCCTGGTGAACGTGGCCCGCTGGTGCGGCATGGATCCCGAAGCGGGCCTGGCCGGCACCAACCGCCGCTTCCTCGACCGCTTCTCCCGGGTGGAGGCGGCCCTGGGAGGCGATCTCAGCGGCCGCAGCCTGCGGGAACTGGAGGGCCTGTGGCAGGCGGCCAAGGCGGCGATCCGGGCCGAAGCGAACCCTGCGCCAGGCAGCACAGCAGCCGCCGAGGGTGTGCCCTAG